The Bradyrhizobium diazoefficiens genome contains the following window.
GGTCGTGCAACGCGCGGCGTCTTGGCCCGCGCCCTGCTTTTGACAAACCACGGATGCAATCTGCTCACGTCGAGAACAGCTGGTTAAGAACACTCGGCTGTGAATGCCGGGCCGGCCCGATCTCTGTTAGGATCGCGGCCTCACGATGCCGCGCGAAGTTCAAACAAATAAGAACAACACGGGAGGTATCGAGCACATCCGGACATTGCGATTCGCACTCTTGCCCCCTGCCGGATCTGCCCGCGCAGAACCACAGGTTTGTGTGCGGTTGCGACGACGCACGGACGACGGTGCCGACCAATGTCGGCGAATTCAAAATCGGCAAAGCTTATGAAGAGCGAGGGACGATCATGATCAAGGTGAAGATCAACGGCCAGGAACAGAGCTGGGACGGCGACCCGGATCTCCCGCTACTCTGGTTCCTGCGCGACGAAGCCGGGCTGACCGGCACCAAATTCGGCTGCGGCCAGGCCCTGTGCGGCGCCTGCACCGTCATTGTCGACAAGGAGGCGGTGCGCTCCTGCATCACATCGATCAACGACGTCGCCGGACGCGAGGTCACCACGATCGAGGGGCTGCATCCGGATGGTGATCACCCCGTCCAGAAGGCTTGGCGCCAGGTCAATGTTCCCCAGTGCGGCTTCTGCCAGGCCGGCCAGATCATGCAGGCCGCTGCACTCCTGATGGACAATCCAAAACCGTCGCACGACCAGATCCGCGAGGCGATGTCCGGCAACATCTGCCGCTGCGGCTGCTACCAGCGCATCGAGAACGCCATCCACCTCGCATCGACGGGAGTGTGACATGAATTTCATCGACAATCCCCGCAAGCTTCGTGGCTTCGAAAAGAGTCTGAAGGTCGAGAAGGTCTCGCGCCGCAGCATCCTCAAGGGGCTCGGAATCACCGGCGGCTTCGTGCTCGCCGCCCCCGTGATGTCGCGCCAGGCCTTTGCCTATGAGACCGGCGCCGGAAAGATGCCGCACGGCGTCGTGGTCGATCCGCGCGTGTTCGTCGCGGTCGCGCCCGATGGCACCGTCACCATCCTCGCACATCGCGCGGAGATGGGCACCGGCGTGCGCACCAGTCTGCCGCTGATCGTAGCCGAGGAGATGGAGGCCGACTGGTCGAAGGTGAAGGTGGAGCAGGCCCATGGCGACGAGGTCAAGTACGGCAACCAGGATACCGACGGCTCGCGCAGCACGCGTCATTATCTGATCCCGATGCGTCAGATCGGTGCTTCCGCCCGCACCATGCTGGAGCAAGCCGCCGCCAAGCGTTGGGGCGTGCCGGCGACTGAGGTGAAGGCGGTCAATCACGAGGTGATCCATGGCGCGAGCGGACGCAAGCTCGGCTTCGGCGAGCTCGCCGCCGACGCTGCCAAGGAATCGGTGCCGAGCATCGAAGGCCTCAAGCTGAAAGACCCCAAGGACTTCCGCTATCTCGGCAAGGGCCAGATCGGAATCGTCGATCTCCATGACATCACCACCGGCAAGGCGCGTTACGGCGCTGACGTGCGTCTGCCCAATATGAAATACGCGGTGATCGCGCGCCCACCGGTGACCGGCGGCAAGCTCACCTCGTTCGATCCGGACGCGGCGTTGAAGGTGCCCGGCGTCGAGAAGGTGATGCAGGTCCGCGGCTGGCCGTGGCCGTCGAAATTCCAGCCGCTCGGCGGCGTTGCCGTGATCGCGCGCAATACCGGCGCCGCGATCAAGGGCCGCGATGCGCTGAAGCTGGTCTGGGACGACGGCGCCAACGGCAAATACGACTCGGTCGCCTACCGCAAGGAGCTCGAGGAGGCCTCGCGCAAGCCCGGCCTCGTCGTGCGCAAGGAGGGCGACGCCGATGCCGCGCTGAAGGCGGCCGACAAGGTCGTCGTCGGCGAATATTATCTGCCGCACCTCGCCCATGTCAGCATGGAGCCGCCGGTCGCGGTCGCCGACGTCAAGGGTGACAAGGCGGAGATCTGGGCGCCGGTGCAGAGCGCCGGCGGCACCCGCGAGGACGTCGCCAAGACGCTCGGCATTCCCGAGGACAATGTCACCGTCAACGTGACGCTGCTCGGCGGCGGCTTCGGCCGCAAGTCGAAATGCGATTTCGCGCTCGAGGCGGCGCTCTTGTCCAAGGAGCTCGGCACGCCGGTGAAGGTGCAATGGACGCGCGAGGACGACGTCCGCCACGACTTCCTGCACACCGTGTCGGTCGAGCGCATCGAGGCGGGACTCGATAAGGACGGCAAGGTGATTGCCTGGCGCCATCGCAGCGTGGCGCCGACCATCGCCTCGACCTTCGCTGCCGGTGCAAAGCACGCGGCGGCGTTCGAACTCGGCATGGGTCTCGTCGACATGCCCTTTGAGATCGCCAATATCTCTTGCGAGAACCCTGAAGCCGCGGCGTTCACCCGTATCGGCTGGTTCCGTTCGGTCTCGAACATCCCGCGCGCCTTCGCGGTGCAGTCGATGGTCGGCGAGATCGCGCAGGCGACGGGACGCGACCAAAAGGAGACGCTGCTCGCGCTGATCGGCAGCCCGCGCATCGTCAAGCCTGCGGTCAAGGACCTCTGGAACTACGGCGAGCCCTATGACAGCTACCCGATCGACACCGCGCGCCTGCGCAAGGTGGTCGAGCTGGTTACCGAGAAGGGCGAATGGGGCCGCCAGGTCCCCAAGGGCCATGGCCTCGGCATCGCCGTGCATCGGAGCTTCGTCAGCTACATCGCGACCATCGTCGAGGTGGCCGTCGATGACAAGGGCAAGCTGACGCTGCCGCGGGTCGATACCGCGATCGACTGCGGCACCTATGTCAACCCCGAGCGCATCGCCTCGCAGATCGAGGGCGCGGCGATCATGGGCTTGAGCCTCGCCAAATATGGCGAGGTCACCTTCAAGGACGGTAAGGTGGAGCAGAAGAATTTTGGCGACTTCCCGGTCGTCAGGATCGACGAGTCACCCGTGGTGACCAATGTCTACATCGTGCCGCCCGCATCAGACACGCCGCCGAGCGGCGTCGGCGAGCCCGGCGTGCCGCCGTTCGCACCGGCGCTGATGAACGCGATCTTCGCCGCGACCGGCAAGCGCATCCGCGCGCTTCCGATCGGCAAGCAATTGGAGGCGTAACGGAACGCAAGCGGCCTCGCGCCGTTTCTCTTCGATCTGACAGGAGCAGATCGATGACCAACATTCCAAGGGCGCTCGCAGTCTCGCTGCTGTCGAGCGCCTTTCTTTTGACGACCAGTCTTTGGACGACCAACTGCGCGTTCGCCCAGAGCAACAACACCACGCCGCCGACCACGGCGACGCGTCCCACCACGCCGGACCAGAGCTCGCTTCCCAACGCCAACGCTCCGCCCACCTCGGCCACCCAGACCACTGGGCAGGGCAACACAGATCCCAAGGTTCGGGAGATGAACCAGAAGGCGAAGGACAAGGTCGAGCGCGAGGGGAAGTAGGCTCCGCACGCAAAATGCGGCGGACGTTGGCGTCCGCCGCATTTGCCCCCATACGCTCCGCCTACTTCGATCCGCCGCGGAGCTTATTTCTTCAGCGCGAACACCCAGACCACGCCGCCTTGCGGCACGTTGGACTCGATGCCGATATTGTTGGTCGCGAGCGCGTCCTGGATGCGCTGCGCATCGACGCCCCAGCCCGACTGGATCGCGATGTATTGCGTGCCGTCGATCTCATAGGACGTCGGCATACCCATGATGCCGGAGTTGGTCTTCTGCTCCCACAACAGCTCGCCGGTCTTGGCATTGAAGGCGCGGAAGTTGCGGTCGTTGGTGCCGCCGGCGAAGACGAGATCGCCCGCAGTTGCCGTGACCGAGCCGAACATCTGCGACTTCGGGAAGTTGTGCTGCCACACCTTCTTGCCGGTCGCGGGATCCCAGGCCTGGAGCTCGCCGAAATGATCGGCACCCGGCTTCGTCTTGAGGCCGATATCCTCCGGCTTGGTGCCGAGCCAGAGCTCGCCGGGTTTGAGCGGGATCTTCTCGCCGGTGAAGCCGCCGCAGAAATTCTCGTTGGCGGGCACGTAGACGAGACCGGTCTTCTGGCTGTAGGCCGCCGACGGCCAATCCTTGCCGCCCCACAGTGACGGGCAGAACTCCACGCGCTTGCCGACGACCGGCTTGTGCGCGGGATCGAGGATCGGCTTGCCGTTCTCGTCAATGCCCTTCCAGACGTCGGTTGCGACGAACGGCCAGCCGGCGATGTAGTTGATCTTGGTCGGCGTGCGCTCGAGCACCCAAAAGATCGCGTCGCGGCCGGGATGGATCAGGCTCTTGATGCTGCGGCCGTCGCGCTGCAAATCGACCAGCATCGGCGCGTCGACCTCGTCCCAGTCCCAGGAATCGTTCTGGTGGTACTGGTGATAGGTCTTGATCTTACCGTTGCCCGGATCGAGCGCGAGCACCGAGGAGGTGTAGAGATTATCGCCGGGATGCATCTCTCCGGGCCACGGCGCGGCGTTGCCGACGCCCCAATAGACCGTCTTGGTGTCCTTGTCGTACGTTCCCGTCATCCAGGCCGAGCCGCCGCCGTTCTTCCAGTCGTCGCCCTGCCAGGTGTCGTGGCCGGGCTCGCCTTCGCCGGGAATGGTGAAGGTCCGCCACAGCTCCTTGCCGTCCTTGGCATCGTAGGCGGCAACATAGCCGCGCACGCCGAACTCGCCGCCGGAGCCGCCGACGATGACCTTGCCGTCGACGATCAGCGGCATCAGGGTCATATACTGACCCTTCTTGTAATCCTGTACCTTGGTGTCCCACACCACCTTGCCGGTCTTGGCGTCGAGCGCGACGACATGGTCGTCGGTGGTGGCGAGATAGAGCTTGTCCTCCCACAGGCCGACGCCGCGGCTGGTCGGATGCAGCTGGAACAGATCGTCGGGGAGCTGCCGCTTGTAGCGCCAGTATTCGTCGCCGGTTTTCGCGTTCAGCGCGATCACCTGCCCCATCGGGGTTGCCACGAACATCACGCCGTTGTTGACGATCGGCGGCGCCTCGTGGCCTTCGACCACGCCGGTGGCAAACGTCCAGACCGGCGTGAGATTCTTGACGTTGGTGGTGTTGATCTGGTCGAGCGGGCTATAGCCCTGCCCGTCGTAGGTGCGGCGATAGAGCATCCAGTTGCCTGGTTCCGGATTTTCCAGGCGTTGCTGGGTAACTGGCGCGTAGTTCTCGATCGGGCCAGCGATTGCGGCGGTCGAGACAAGACACGTGACGGCGACGAAGCCGGACAGGTACGATTGCTTCATGAGCGACGTTTTCTTGGAAGTTTTCATGGACGTTCCCCTTTTTCATCCGTTTGAATTCTTGTTTTGAATTCTTGTCGTTCGTCCCGTGGTCCGCCCCTCGGCGGATGCGGCCTCTCGTGACGCGGGCATCACCCGCACCGTCATCCCTGCTGCACGGCACCTACCTTTCCGATGAAGCCGCCCGCGACACTGAGCGAGCCGTCAGCGAGCGCCAGCGGCAGCGCGGCGAGCCGCCGCGGCGCCGGTCCGAACACCACCTGCGCGCCGGCGCGGGGATCGTATTCGGAGTTGTGGCACATGCACTTGAAGACCTCCTTGTCGCCGACATCGCTCTTGACCCAGGCGGTGACCGGACAGCCGGCATGGGCGCAGATCGCCGAATAGGCGACGATGCCGTCGACAGCACGAGCTTTGGTCTGCTCGTCGAGCTCGGCGGGATCGAGCCGGATGATCAGGATCTCGTTGAGCCGCGAGGCGCTACGCACCACCGACGTCTTGGGATCCTGCGGCCAGGCGTGCACCGGCGGACCACCAGGCGTCAGATCGGCCGCCGTGATGAGCTTTCCTTCGCTGTCGCCTTCGGAGAAGACCAGCCGATCGCCCTTCTGCGGCCGCTCGTCGGAGCCGGGCGGATCTTCGCCCGCGCGTGTGCGCGTGGAACAGCCGACACAGGCGGTAGTCGCGAGCGCACCGAGCAATAGCGTTCGCCGCGTTTGCTCCGCGCAGGATTCAGTTTCCGCAATGTTGTCGGAGGATGACGATGCGATGTTGAACGATGTGCGCGACATGCATGCTAGCAGGCGCTGGAACTCTGCCGAAATGAAGGCGAAGAATTGGCACCGCAGTGCATCAATATGGCTTTGCTCGCTGTGAGCGAACGCGATCGAACGCGTTCAAACGCGTTTTTGCCATTTCAACGTCATGGCGCGCGATCGGCATGACGATTTTGCAGATCAGACCGATGATGCGGGAATTGGTGCAGCGCGCTGTTGGCCGCGTTCAGGATCTGAGCACGTGACGCGGCGCGGCGATGCGGCCGGCGATGGTGGCCGATGCCATCTCGAAACTATCGGCGATGCGCCGCGCCTTGTCGATGAAGAGGCTAGCTGCCGGCGGCGGGCAGACTTCCCGCGCTGTCTGCTCGAACAGGTCGAGCCAGCGGTCGAAATGATCGCCGACCAGGTTGAGCGGCATATGTGCCCGCATCGGCGAACCATGATAGCGGCCGCTCATCAGCACCACCGACGACCAGAAATCCCTGAGCTTCGCGAGATGCTCGTCCCAATTCTGCACGATCGCGAACACCGGCCCGAGCAACGCATCCTCGCGCACGCGTCCGTAGAAGCGGGTCACGAGTTCCCCGATCATCTCCTCGGTGATCCCGGTGCGCTCGATCGCATCCTGGGTCAGCAGGTTCCGCCGCTCGGCCGCAGCTTCCCGCTCGGCCTTCAGTCGATCCGACATATCCTTCGCTATCCGTTCCGTTGTTCTCGCGAGCCGCCCGTTCGACATTGTCGGGCCAATTGCGCGCGGCGTCTTTGTCGCAGCGCAAATTGCGGGATTGAGCGGCGGGCGTTACATGCCGGCCGCCTGCGCCATGATCAGGCGCCGTAGGTATAGAAGCCCTGCCCGGTTTTGCGGCCGAGATGGCCGGCATCAACCATTTCCCTGAGCAAGGGGGCCGGACGGTATTTGGGGTCGTTGAAGCCTTTGTAAAAGACCTCCATCACCGACAGCATGGTGTCGAGGCCGACGAGATCGGCCAGCGCCAGCGGCCCGATCGGATGGTTGCAGCCGAGCTTCATGCCGGCGTCGATCTCCTCGGCGGTCGCGATGCCCTCCTGGAGTGCGAAGATCGCCTCGTTGATCATCGGGCACAGGATGCGGTTGACGGCGAAGCCCGGGCTGTTCTTGGCCGTGATCGCCACCTTGCCGACGCGCTGCGCGAACTCGAGCGCCTTGGCATGGGTATCGTCGGAGGTCTGCAGGCCGCGGATGAGTTCCAGCAGCGCCATCACCGGCACCGGATTGAAGAAGTGCATGCCGATAAAGCGATCGGGACGATCGGTCGCAGCCGCAAGCTTGGTGATCGAGATCGACGAGGTGTTGGTCGCGAGCAGCGTGCGCGGCGACAGCGTCGCGCAGAGATCCTTCAGGATCTTGACCTTCAGCTCCTCGTTCTCGGTCGCGGCTTCGATGACGAGATCGCAATCGACAAGCTTGGCGCGATCGGTCGTGCCGGTGATGCGCTTGAGCGTCGCATCGCGATCGGCCGCCGACATCTTCTCCTTCTTGACCAGGCGCTCGAGGCTGCCGCCGACGGTCGAAATCCCGCGGTTCACCGCCGCATCGGAGATGTCGACCATGACGACCGAAAGCCCGGCCGCGGCACAGATCTGAGCGATGCCGTTGCCCATGGTTCCTGCTCCGATGATGCCAACAGTATTGATCATGGCCTGACGTCCTTCTCGTTGAGCGAGCCCGGCCGCGACGGCGGCATGCCCGATTTGACCTGAATTCCGATCCGCGGCCGCCCGAGTGCTGCGCCGCATCAAGCTCTTCCTTAGCGCATCCGTGGCGAGAATAAAGTCGCCTTCCCCTCGTCAGGGGCGCGATTTCGCGGTCTCGCGGCCGTTTCGGCCCGAGTTTTGCGGCTCGTTCCGCCCCCGGGAATGCCGAGGGCGCAGGGAAGGCCGGGCGCCGGCTGGCACCCGCGGTTCGCTGTGCGTGTGTAGCGCAGTAAAGAACTGCACAGCGACGTACAGGGCAGCCGAGACATCCCGACCTTCCCTGCGCGAGTGGTTTGACGGCTTATGCCGTGCCCTCCCCGGAGCCGAATTCCTTTGGCCTCCGTGGCCTTGCGAAAAGTTGGCGGTCTGGGCCGGTTGGCCCGATACCGTCTTCGCAAGGTTTGACTGTAGCGACGACAGTCAGGACCACACGGTTTTGCCGTACGCCGCTTGCGCCGTTCGTCACACGCGGCCGGTAGCTCACGAGGTTCGGCTCAATCCTCCGCTCGCCCTGCTCCCGACCCTTGCGTGCCGACGCAAGCCCGCGTCCACCGCAACTCACCCACGTACCGGACGACTCGCGATCCGTCCCTCGTGCCGGGTGAGATGCAACGACACATACGCCAATTCCGAATTTCGGTAAAGAAGAATATTTTTGTGAGCAAGCCTTGACTTTTCGAGGCAGCGCCAGCGGCAAGGTGTGTCGTCCGTCGGGAACGGCGCGGGCGTGGCCGGAACACCTCTCACGCCCGCCTCACGGCTTTTGAACCCTGCGTGAGCCGGCGCGAGAGCGTGCGGCGGCGCGGAATATTGCCCGCCTCGCGCGATACCTTCATAGGACCGTTTGGAGCCTCTCATGACAAAGACAAGCATCGTTGTAGCCCTGCGGCTGATCCTCTCTCTCGCAATCACCGGCCCGGCGCAAGCCTGGCCTGGGCAGTCGTCAGGCATCGGTTGCACCGGGAGCATTGAACAAATGGAATGCGATGTGCTGACCGCGACGCTCGTCCGCAAGCACGCGCATCCGCACATCCGCAGAACGGAGCACGCGGCCATCCCGCTTGCTCCGACACACCTTCCCGATCGCGAGGAAGACCCGCTCGCATCGATGCATTTCGAATGAACGCAGCCGCCGTGCGGGACTGTGCAGATGTTCTGCAATTGGTCCCGCCCAGATTGACAGGGGTGTGACGGCCGGGGCAGTTTTTCACATTGCTGGCGAATCAGCGATTGCCTACGGCCTGAGTACCTCTTGGACAACTCCCAGTGCTTTCGAGACTGATATCGTTGCTGAGCCGCATTCCTGCGGTGAAATGGGCGTTCACCCGGCTTCGGCCTCCGCCGCACGGCGGCAGCATCGACGTGGCGCCGATCGCCGCGGATGAGCAGCCTGCGGTCATTGTCGACATCACGGACGCAGCTCCGGCGCTCAACAGCATCAGCGCAGAACCGTCGCATCGCGACGCCGAGACGGCTGCAACGCCTGTTGTCGAGGACCATACCGCTACTTCCGTCATCGCGAAGGGTCCGTCCGCGGCGCCGACCGATATCGGCCTTAGCGAGGACTCATCCTTGGTGATTCCGGCAGAGGGTGAGCCGGTCGTCCTGGAGGAGAGTTCGATCTCTTTTGAGGTCGAGAGCGAGCCGGTTGATGCTCTATTCTTCAGCAGCGATACGCCTGCGGAGCACCTCACGAATGTCGAACCCGAATTCCTGGAAGAGGCGGCGGTCTCATCCATCGAGGACGAAAGCAGCCCGGTTGAAATCTCCGATCTCATCGTCGGCAAAGATGCATGCCCGGATGCACCTGTGGAAATTGCACCTGCCGCCGCAGAGCTGGTCTTCATTGCGCCTACCGACGCTGAGACGGTTTCGGTCGAGCTCTCCGAGCTCGTCATTGAAGACCAACCCGCATCCGCCGTTTCCGCGGAGATCGAACCGGTCATCGAGGCCAGCTCCCACAGCGATCCCGCTCCCAGCGTCGCGACAGAGGTCGAGCCGGCGCCCGCGTCGTCCGCTCCGGAGATCCGCAGCGCAGCGAAGCCGCGCGCGAAAGCCGCCGAGCCTGTCAACCGCGCCGCGCTGATCCGGCAGCGCTGGACAGAGACCGGCATCAGGATGTGGAATCCGCGGCTTCACGGCACGGGCGATGCGACGCTGAACATCCAGGGGCGCATCGAGTTACTGCCGCCCGAGCCCGGCGAGACGATGCCGCGCTACGACAAGCTCGAATTCAAAATGCTCGGTGGGCAGATCATCTGCGAAGGCGTGATCGTCGAGGCGCCCGCGCATGCGAGCCAGCGAAGCTTTACCCGGCTCGCCGACCCGCGTGGGGCCGATCGAAGCCGCGAGCCAGTGCGGGAACGCCAGGCCGCCCTCGCCTGATCCTTTTCCTCTGCGATGATGCGTGCCGTCGACGGCCGCGCTTCAGCCCGCAAAACGGACGCCGTCTGTACCTGAGATGAAGCGCGCGACGGTCGTCACCGACGGCCGCCGCGGCAATCGGTTGCGCCGCGCGGTTGAGGATGCCTATGGTTAGCAGAACGCCACCAAGGTCATTTCGGACGATCTACTGTGCGAGACTTTCCCGCTTCCGCGTCACATCTTTAACAGGCCCTCACCAATGCACGCGGGTGGAAAATCCCGCGGTAGCGTGCAACCTGCGCTGGCCGTTCCGCGTCAAGCCCATCTAACGCGCTCTTTATCCCCGCCGTGCGAGATCGCCTTCGTTTTGAAGGGATTTGGGGCGCGTATTGCTATGCCTGCCGTCGATTTGAAAGCGCACCTTGCCGTGGCCATGCGGCTGTTCCGCGTGCCGGTCGCCCCGGATCTGACGCGCGCGCAGTTCGACGCCTTCTCCACGCGGGGCCAAGGTCGTGGCCTGAGGCGCGGCTATTTCTGCAGGCTCGGCAGATCCAGCCCCTTATCGCGGGCGCAGTCGATCGCGGTCTCGTAACCCGCATCCGCATGGCGCATCACGCCGGAGGCCGGATCGTTCCAGAGCACACGTGCGATGCGCTTTGCGGCTTCCGGCGTGCCGTCGGCGACGATCACCATGCCGGCGTGCTGCGAATAGCCGATGCCGACGCCGCCGCCATGGTGCAGCGACACCCAGGTCGCGCCGCTGGCGCAATTGAGCAGCGCATTGAGCAGCGGCCAGTCGGACACCGCATCCGATCCGTCCTTCATCGCCTCCGTCTCACGGTTGGGGCTTGCCACCGAGCCGCTGTCGAGATGATCGCGGCCGATCACGATGGGCGCTTTCAATTCACCGCGCGCCACCATCTCGTTGAAAGCGAGACCCAGAAGATCACGATCGCCAAGTCCGACCCAGCAGATCCGCGCCGGCAGGCCCTGGAACTTGATGCGCTCCTTGGCCATGTCGAGCCAATTGTGCAGATGCTTGTCATCAGGCATCAACTCCTTGACCTTGGCGTCGGTCTTGAAGATGTCCTCGGGATCACCTGATAGCGCGGCCCAGCGGAACGGCCCGACGCCGCGGCAGAACAAGGGGCGGATATAGGCGGGAACGAAGCCCGGGAAATCGAAGGCGTTCTTCAGGCCCATGTCCTGCGCCATCTGGCGGATGTTGTTGCCGTAGTCGAGCGTCGGAATGCCCTGCGCATGGAAGTCCAGCATCGCCTGAACGTGCTCGACCATGGATGTCTTCGACGCACGCTCGACCGCCTTCGGATCGGCGGCGCGCTTCGTCTCCCATTCGGCTAATGTCCAGCCCTTCGGCAAATAGCCATTGATCGGATCATGCGCGCTGGTCTGATCGGTGACGATGTCGGGTTTGACGCCACGGCGCACCAGCTCCGGAAAAATCTCCGCGGCATTGCCGAGCAGGCCGACCGAGACCGCCTTCTTCGTTTTCGCAGCGTCTTCCATGATCGCGAGCGCTTCGTCGAGCGTTGCGGCCTGACGATCGAGATAGCCGGTGCGTAGCCGCATCTCGATGCGGCTCGGCTGGCATTCGACCGCAAGCATGGAAGCGCCGGCCATGGTCGCGGCCAGCGGCTGCGCGCCGCCCATGCCGCCGAGGCCGGCGGTGAGGATCCATTTGCCGGCAAGGCTGCCGCCATAGTGGCGACGGCCGACCTCGACAAAGGTTTCGTAGGTGCCCTGCACGATCCCCTGGCTGCCGATATAGATCCACGAGCCCGCCGTCATCTGGCCGTACATCATCAGGCCCAGGCGATCGAGCTCGTTGAAATGATCGAGCGTCGCCCAATGCGGCACGATGTTGGAGTTCGCGATCAGCACGCGCGGCGCGTCCGGGTGCGTGCGGAAGACGCCCACCGGCTTGCCGGACTGAACAAGCAGCGTCTGATCGGCTTCGAGCTTGCGCAACGCGGCCGTGATCCGGTCAAAACTCTCCCAATCGCGCGCGGCGCGGCCGATGCCGCCGTAGACGACGAGTTCGCTCGGGCGCTCAGCGACGTCGGGATCGAGATTATTCATCAGCATGCGCAAGGGCGCTTCCGTCAGCCAGCTCTTGGCGCTGATCTCGCCGCCGCGGGGCGCGCGGATGGTGCGGTCGTTGTCCAGTCGGCGGTTCATGCGGAGGACCTCTTCAGCTAATTCTCGGAAACGGATCGGATGAGAGCACCGTGATCGCCGAGGCCGGCAGCGCGTCGGCCTCGACGAGCGCGGCAGCCTTGGCGAGATCGCCGGCCATGTAGCGGTCCGCGCCGAGCGCGGGCACCTGTTCGCGAAGCTTGGCGATGACGGCGACGAGCGGCGCGCTGGTCGCATGCGGTGCGCGCAGTGTGATGCCTTGCGCGGCGACCAGGAGCTCGATTCCGAGGATGGAAGCCAGATTGTCGGCCATGTCCAACAAACGCCGCGCGGCATGCGCGGCCATCGAGACGTGATCTTCCTGGTTAGCGCTGGTCGGCGTCGAGTCGATCGAGCAG
Protein-coding sequences here:
- a CDS encoding molybdopterin cofactor-binding domain-containing protein produces the protein MNFIDNPRKLRGFEKSLKVEKVSRRSILKGLGITGGFVLAAPVMSRQAFAYETGAGKMPHGVVVDPRVFVAVAPDGTVTILAHRAEMGTGVRTSLPLIVAEEMEADWSKVKVEQAHGDEVKYGNQDTDGSRSTRHYLIPMRQIGASARTMLEQAAAKRWGVPATEVKAVNHEVIHGASGRKLGFGELAADAAKESVPSIEGLKLKDPKDFRYLGKGQIGIVDLHDITTGKARYGADVRLPNMKYAVIARPPVTGGKLTSFDPDAALKVPGVEKVMQVRGWPWPSKFQPLGGVAVIARNTGAAIKGRDALKLVWDDGANGKYDSVAYRKELEEASRKPGLVVRKEGDADAALKAADKVVVGEYYLPHLAHVSMEPPVAVADVKGDKAEIWAPVQSAGGTREDVAKTLGIPEDNVTVNVTLLGGGFGRKSKCDFALEAALLSKELGTPVKVQWTREDDVRHDFLHTVSVERIEAGLDKDGKVIAWRHRSVAPTIASTFAAGAKHAAAFELGMGLVDMPFEIANISCENPEAAAFTRIGWFRSVSNIPRAFAVQSMVGEIAQATGRDQKETLLALIGSPRIVKPAVKDLWNYGEPYDSYPIDTARLRKVVELVTEKGEWGRQVPKGHGLGIAVHRSFVSYIATIVEVAVDDKGKLTLPRVDTAIDCGTYVNPERIASQIEGAAIMGLSLAKYGEVTFKDGKVEQKNFGDFPVVRIDESPVVTNVYIVPPASDTPPSGVGEPGVPPFAPALMNAIFAATGKRIRALPIGKQLEA
- the hutU gene encoding urocanate hydratase — encoded protein: MNRRLDNDRTIRAPRGGEISAKSWLTEAPLRMLMNNLDPDVAERPSELVVYGGIGRAARDWESFDRITAALRKLEADQTLLVQSGKPVGVFRTHPDAPRVLIANSNIVPHWATLDHFNELDRLGLMMYGQMTAGSWIYIGSQGIVQGTYETFVEVGRRHYGGSLAGKWILTAGLGGMGGAQPLAATMAGASMLAVECQPSRIEMRLRTGYLDRQAATLDEALAIMEDAAKTKKAVSVGLLGNAAEIFPELVRRGVKPDIVTDQTSAHDPINGYLPKGWTLAEWETKRAADPKAVERASKTSMVEHVQAMLDFHAQGIPTLDYGNNIRQMAQDMGLKNAFDFPGFVPAYIRPLFCRGVGPFRWAALSGDPEDIFKTDAKVKELMPDDKHLHNWLDMAKERIKFQGLPARICWVGLGDRDLLGLAFNEMVARGELKAPIVIGRDHLDSGSVASPNRETEAMKDGSDAVSDWPLLNALLNCASGATWVSLHHGGGVGIGYSQHAGMVIVADGTPEAAKRIARVLWNDPASGVMRHADAGYETAIDCARDKGLDLPSLQK
- a CDS encoding ubiquinol-cytochrome c reductase iron-sulfur subunit: MSRTSFNIASSSSDNIAETESCAEQTRRTLLLGALATTACVGCSTRTRAGEDPPGSDERPQKGDRLVFSEGDSEGKLITAADLTPGGPPVHAWPQDPKTSVVRSASRLNEILIIRLDPAELDEQTKARAVDGIVAYSAICAHAGCPVTAWVKSDVGDKEVFKCMCHNSEYDPRAGAQVVFGPAPRRLAALPLALADGSLSVAGGFIGKVGAVQQG
- a CDS encoding 3-hydroxybutyryl-CoA dehydrogenase, with product MINTVGIIGAGTMGNGIAQICAAAGLSVVMVDISDAAVNRGISTVGGSLERLVKKEKMSAADRDATLKRITGTTDRAKLVDCDLVIEAATENEELKVKILKDLCATLSPRTLLATNTSSISITKLAAATDRPDRFIGMHFFNPVPVMALLELIRGLQTSDDTHAKALEFAQRVGKVAITAKNSPGFAVNRILCPMINEAIFALQEGIATAEEIDAGMKLGCNHPIGPLALADLVGLDTMLSVMEVFYKGFNDPKYRPAPLLREMVDAGHLGRKTGQGFYTYGA
- a CDS encoding group III truncated hemoglobin, whose amino-acid sequence is MSDRLKAEREAAAERRNLLTQDAIERTGITEEMIGELVTRFYGRVREDALLGPVFAIVQNWDEHLAKLRDFWSSVVLMSGRYHGSPMRAHMPLNLVGDHFDRWLDLFEQTAREVCPPPAASLFIDKARRIADSFEMASATIAGRIAAPRHVLRS
- a CDS encoding (2Fe-2S)-binding protein, translating into MIKVKINGQEQSWDGDPDLPLLWFLRDEAGLTGTKFGCGQALCGACTVIVDKEAVRSCITSINDVAGREVTTIEGLHPDGDHPVQKAWRQVNVPQCGFCQAGQIMQAAALLMDNPKPSHDQIREAMSGNICRCGCYQRIENAIHLASTGV
- a CDS encoding methanol/ethanol family PQQ-dependent dehydrogenase: MKQSYLSGFVAVTCLVSTAAIAGPIENYAPVTQQRLENPEPGNWMLYRRTYDGQGYSPLDQINTTNVKNLTPVWTFATGVVEGHEAPPIVNNGVMFVATPMGQVIALNAKTGDEYWRYKRQLPDDLFQLHPTSRGVGLWEDKLYLATTDDHVVALDAKTGKVVWDTKVQDYKKGQYMTLMPLIVDGKVIVGGSGGEFGVRGYVAAYDAKDGKELWRTFTIPGEGEPGHDTWQGDDWKNGGGSAWMTGTYDKDTKTVYWGVGNAAPWPGEMHPGDNLYTSSVLALDPGNGKIKTYHQYHQNDSWDWDEVDAPMLVDLQRDGRSIKSLIHPGRDAIFWVLERTPTKINYIAGWPFVATDVWKGIDENGKPILDPAHKPVVGKRVEFCPSLWGGKDWPSAAYSQKTGLVYVPANENFCGGFTGEKIPLKPGELWLGTKPEDIGLKTKPGADHFGELQAWDPATGKKVWQHNFPKSQMFGSVTATAGDLVFAGGTNDRNFRAFNAKTGELLWEQKTNSGIMGMPTSYEIDGTQYIAIQSGWGVDAQRIQDALATNNIGIESNVPQGGVVWVFALKK